A stretch of Aedes aegypti strain LVP_AGWG chromosome 2, AaegL5.0 Primary Assembly, whole genome shotgun sequence DNA encodes these proteins:
- the LOC5567126 gene encoding vinculin, producing MPVFHTKTIESILEPVAQQVSRLVILHEEAEDGNAMPDLSRPVQAVSLAVTNLVRVGRETIHNSDDDILKQDMPSALARVENAAQLLEEASGMLKMDPFSGPARKKLIEGSRGILQGTSSLLLCFDESEVRKIIRECKRVLDYLAVSEVIDTMEDLVQFLKDLSPCLSKVSREVGAREKELTHQVHSEILVRCLEQVKILAPILICSMKVFILIAEQNGKGSDEAAENRNYLASRMSEEIQEIIRVLQLTTYDEDQSELDNLTVLKKIHNAINNKMEAANDWLKNPYALRGGVGEKALRQIVDNGLKVADRCLPQDSHIIRKSAGDITAMANTLCDLRQDGKGTTPHADAIARDIRDKLGNLEQSVLNAIMGVDKAGLQQTAHTVQGRLEQACRWLQNPGQDDRGLGQRAVALIVDEGRKVAEGLGGHQKAEVMQLCDEVEQLSHDFSQMCSNGLGHTAQAQEVARRLNEKLHGLKKQIQDAVVSRVVEDFIDISSPLKQFMEAVALPEGTPGREQNFNQKSNKLQSFSDRASKTSRMVAAGGSGGNKKLAEVLLSSASQIDSLTPQLVSAGRIRMNYPTSKAAEEHLNNLKQQYADTILRMRTLCDQATDPLDFIEASERQMQKHSILCDEAIRMRQPQKMVDNTSSEARLANRVLLVAKQEADNSEDPEFISNVNDASDRLQASISPMVQEAKNVSTNINDPIHASNWREANKHLLQNVRNIRSAINNVPEVPEMPDLSALHLHQQQHQPHHEAAPPRPPLPRENIPPVRPPPPETDDEDELFQGMPNANQPILMAAHGLHQEVRQWSSKDNEIIAAAKRMAVLMARLSELVRADSKGSKRELIATAKKIAEASEDVTRLAKILARQCTDKRIRTNLLQVCERIPTIGTQLKILSTVKATMLGAQGSDEDREATDMLVGNAQNLMQSVKETVRAAEGASIKIRSDQTNHRLRWVRRQPWYQY from the exons GTCTCCCGATTGGTAATCCTCCACGAAGAAGCCGAAGATGGCAACGCAATGCCCGATCTCAGCCGACCGGTGCAGGCCGTTTCGCTTGCAGTTACCAACTTGGTCCGGGTTGGGCGCGAAACCATACACAACTCCGACGACGACATTCTCAAGCAGGACATGCCCTCGGCACTGGCCAGGGTCGAAAATGCCGCACAGCTGCTGGAGGAAGCTTCCGGTATGCTCAAGATGGACCCTTTTTCCGGACCGGCACGTAAGAAGCTGATCGAAGGATCGCGGGGGATTCTACAGGGGACGTCGTCGCTGTTGCTGTGTTTCGATGAGTCCGAGGTGCGCAAGATCATCCGGGAGTGCAAGCGGGTGCTGGACTATCTGGCCGTGTCCGAGGTGATCGATACGATGGAGGATTTGGTACAGTTTCTGAAGGATTTGAGTCCGTGCCTTAGCAAAGTATCGAGGGAGGTTGGGGCTCGCGAGAAGGAATTGACTCACCAGGTGCATAGTGAGATTCTGGTGCGGTGTTTGGAGCAAGTGAAGATCTTGGCGCCGATTTTGATTTGCAGCATGAAGGTGTTCATATTGATTGCTGAGCAGAATGGAAAAGGTTCGGATGAGGCGGCTGAGAATAGAAACTATTTGGCGTCGAGGATGAGTGAGGAGATTCAGGAGATTATTCGAGTGCTGCAGTTGACCACTTATGATGAGGATCAGAGCGAATTGGACAATCTGACGGTGTTGAAGAAGATCCACAATGCGATTAACAATAAGATGGAAGCGGCTAATGATTGGTTGAAGAATCCGTATGCATTGAGGGGAGGCGTAGGGGAGAAGGCGTTGCGCCAAATCGTGGACAACGGATTGAAGGTTGCAGATCGTTGTCTACCGCAGGATTCGCATATTATTCGGAAATCGGCTGGAGATATTACGGCTATGGCCAATACCTTGTGCGATCTTCGGCAGGATGGTAAAGGAACCACTCCTCATGCTGACGCGATCGCCCGGGATATCCGCGATAAGCTGGGTAATTTGGAGCAATCGGTGTTGAATGCGATAATGGGAGTAGACAAGGCCGGACTTCAACAGACGGCGCATACTGTTCAGGGTCGTCTTGAACAGGCTTGCCGTTGGCTGCAGAATCCAGGTCAGGATGATCGTGGACTGGGTCAACGGGCAGTTGCCTTGATTGTTGATGAGGGTCGTAAGGTAGCTGAAGGTCTCGGTGGTCATCAGAAAGCTGAAGTTATGCAGCTCTGTGACGAAGTTGAACAGCTGTCCCACGACTTCTCGCAGATGTGCTCCAACGGTTTGGGTCATACTGCTCAAGCTCAGGAGGTGGCTCGTCGTTTGAATGAGAAACTACATGGTTTGAAGAAGCAGATTCAGGATGCGGTGGTCAGTCGCGTTGTCGAAGACTTCATCGACATCTCTTCTCCGTTGAAACAGTTTATGGAAGCTGTAGCATTACCGGAAGGAACTCCTGGGCGGGAACAGAATTTCAACCAGAAATCCAACAAACTGCAGAGCTTCAGTGATCGTGCTTCCAAAACAAGTCGCATGGTTGCCGCCGGAGGTTCCGGAGGTAACAAGAAACTCGCTGAAGTGCTTCTCTCGTCAGCTTCTCAGATCGATAGTTTGACCCCGCAGTTGGTCTCGGCTGGCAGAATTCGTATGAATTATCCAACCAGCAAGGCTGCTGAAGAGCATTTGAACAATTTGAAGCAGCAGTATGCGGATACGATCCTGCGAATGAGGACCCTCTGCGATCAGGCCACAGACCCGTTGGACTTTATCGAAGCTTCCGAACGGCAGATGCAGAAGCATTCGATTCTGTGCGACGAAGCCATTCGGATGAGGCAACCACAGAAAATGGTTGACAACACATCCAGTGAGGCACGTCTGGCTAATCGAGTGCTCCTGGTTGCCAAACAGGAAGCGGACAACTCCGAAGACCCAGAGTTCATTTCCAACGTTAATGATGCTTCCGATCGACTGCAGGCTTCCATTTCTCCTATGGTTCAGGAGGCGAAAAACGTTTCGACCAACATCAACGACCCAATTCATGCTTCCAACTGGAGGGAAGCCAATAAGCAC CTCTTGCAAAATGTGCGCAACATTCGCAGTGCCATCAACAATGTTCCTGAGGTACCAGAAATGCCGGATCTATCTGCCTTGCATCTGCACCAGCAGCAGCATCAGCCGCACCACGAAGCAGCTCCTCCACGTCCACCACTGCCACGGGAAAACATTCCCCCGGTGCGTCCACCTCCACCGGAGACCGACGACGAGGATGAGCTGTTCCAGGGAATGCCCAATGCCAACCAGCCCATCCTCATGGCGGCCCACGGATTGCACCAGGAAGTGCGCCAGTGGTCGTCCAAGGACAACGAAATCATCGCCGCAGCCAAGCGGATGGCCGTGCTCATGGCACGCCTCTCGGAGTTGGTGCGGGCCGATTCGAAGGGCAGCAAGCGGGAGCTGATTGCCACCGCGAAGAAGATTGCCGAGGCGTCGGAGGACGTGACCCGGCTGGCGAAGATTTTGGCTCGGCAGTGTACGGACAAGCGTATTCGTACAAATCTGCTGCAGGTTTGCGAGCGGATACCGACGATCGGAACGCAGCTGAAGATCCTGTCGACGGTCAAGGCCACCATGCTGGGCGCGCAGGGTTCGGACGAGGATCGGGAGGCGACCGACATGTTGGTCGGAAACGCGCAGAACCTGATGCAGAGT GTCAAGGAAACGGTTCGCGCCGCCGAGGGAGCCAGCATCAAGATCCGCTCCGACCAGACGAATCACCGGTTGCGTTGGGTCCGTCGGCAGCCATGGTACCAGTACTAA